Genomic segment of Nostoc sp. TCL240-02:
CAGGAACAATCAACCCACAGATTGCCCCGCACTCCACGGCCATATTAGCTAAAGTCAACCGTTCATCAAAAGGCAGTTGTGCGAGAATTGACCCTCTGAACTCTATTACCTTACTGGTAGCGCCAGCACAGCCGATTTGTCCCAAAATAAACAGGATAATATCTTTGGCACTGATTTTAGGAGGTAAGATTCCAGACAACTCAAATACTAGGGTTGGAGGAACACGAATCCACATATCTCCTGTGGCATAGATATTAGCCATATCTGTCGTTCCCACCCCTGTGGAAAAGGCTCCCAATGCTCCGTAGGTACATGTGTGAGAATCTGTACCGGCAATTATCATCCCTGGTCGGACAAACCCTTTTTCTGGGAGTAAAACGTGACAGATGCCTGTTGCTTCACCTGGGGAAACCACATCAAATAAGTGGCATCCTTGGAATTTAGCAAATTCAATCATCTGTTCGTACATCAGATATGCTTTGTCATCAGCACGGATGTCGTTGATTTGAATGAAGTGATCTGCTACTAAGACCACTTTTTGGGAGTCCCACAACTTTGCTCCTTCTCCATAATGCTTATAAAATGTCTTGGCTACTGGGCCAGCGACAGCATCATGGGATAAGGCTAAATCGACCTGGGCAAAAACCACTTCTCCAGGATGGACGTAGGAGTTTCCAGAGGCTTTAGCTAAGAGTTTTTCTACTAAAGTCATGGGGCGTAGCGGTGTCAGGCTGCGAGGAATGGTGATCTGTCCCTGACGACGCAGCTGATTAAAAGACATTAACCCACCTGCTGCTGCGATCGCATCAACTACAGGATTCTCCTGTTTCTCCCCTAGAATTTCCAGAGAAAGCCCAATATTGATGCTATTACGATAAAAAATTTCGGCGAACGATCGCGCTCGAATCTTTGTAATTCCAGCAGCTTGTAGGGCAATGGGAGCAATTTCTCGACTGGAACCACAGCCGAAATTTTCTCCTGCTTCAATCACATCATATTTTAGCAGTTCACCTGCTCCAATCACATGCTCTAAAGCATAATGTTTTAAACTATCTAGGTCATCATTTGTAGCTCGATTAGCAGGAATAATATCATCAGTATTGATATCATCCCCAAGGTATAAAACTTTATTTTCCTGACTCATGAAGCACTCCTAATTGAGAATGTTGCACAACTGAAAGTTCTTCAAGTAAAAGGTCAACTAAGGTTGCAGTGTTAACTAAAATTTCTTCTCCTTGGGTAAACAAATCAGCTGTTCGGTATCCCTTAGCTAAAATTCGGTCTTGCGCTGCAATAATCTGTTGAGCAGCTTGCACTTCTCCCCATTGCTGAAGCATTAAAACACAGGCTCCTAAGGTTCCGAGGGGATTAGCAATTCCTAAGCCTGCAATATCTGGAGCCGTACCATGAATGGCCTCGTACAAACCAAATCCATTAGCGTTAATACTTGCCGATCCTAATAAGCCAATTGAGCCAACTAATGCACCGCCAATATCGCTGAGAATATCTCCAAACAAATTACCAGCCAAAATTACATCAAAGCGTTGGGGATTCAAAACCATTTGCATAGCTAAGTTATCTACCAGCATTGGCTCAACAACAACGCCTGGAAATTGTCTAGCTTCTTCTTGAACTAGACGAGTCCAAGGCAAATGAGGTAAAGCGTTTTCTTTGTGAGCTACGGTCAGTAATCCTCCGCGAGATTGCGCTTTTTCTAATGCTTTGTGAGCAATTCGACGAATCTCTTCATCGTAATAGCGCATTGTATGGTAGCCATAATTTCCTTGTTCATCGCAAGTGCGTCCAGATGGGCCAAAATAGATTCCACTGACTAGTTCTCGAACAATGAGAATATCAAGTCCTTGAATTTTCTCTGGTCGAAGACTAGATTTATGCACAAGACTGTTAACGCTGAGGATTGGACGAAGATTGCAAAAGAAGTCAAAATGCTTTCGGAGTTCCAGCAATCCGCCTTGACTAACTGCACCAAATACAATCCCATCGGCTCCATCGCACAGTTCGGCGGTGGCTTGAGGGAAGTAACTACCCAGTTGTTCAAAGGCAGTTGTGCCGAGCCAACCATAGTCTACCTGTAAGGTAAATCCTTGAATTTTAGCAACGTGTTGCAGAATTTTTAAGGAAGCTTCCACAACTTCTGGCCCAATCCCTTCTCCAGGAATGGCAACAATCCGATAAGATGCCTTACTTAAAGACTCCATTTGGCCACAACTCCAATACCTCGTTGTTTTACGTACTTACTCAGAAAGTCTCAAAGGTTGTTTTAAAAGTGTTTATCTGTGATTTTAGACACTTAATTTATTCCCTCTCTCCCTCTAAAAAGCAGGAGACTGGAATCAAAGTTTCCCAATTTATCGAGTGATTTAAAGGGAACTAAAACTTTTGATATCGCCAAGGCAACTTTTAAAACATCCTCTCAGATTTAGCTTGTTAAAATACTACACAATTCCTCGATTTGTTGACTTTTTTCTTGAATCAGTATGCTACCTAAAGTTTGTAACTGCCGGACATTTTCTAGTTTGGCATTATCTATTGCTTCAAGCTCGCTTTTTAAGAATGTTTGGAATCGATAATAAGAAGCTTTATTACCCTTATTTGTAGCCTCAAATAACCGTTCTAATTCTCCAGCTACTACTTCGCTCCCACCGTCAAGCACAATATTTAACAGTGGTTTTGCCCATTGTAATAGTCCCCATTGTTTCACTTCATCATAAGCGTAGACACTGGTCAAAGAACCAGTACCCAAGGATACTAATAAGATATCCTCTATATTCAGAGGTTGTTTGGTTTCTTGTCTACTGATTTGTGCTTCTAAAATAGCCAAATTAGCTGGATTATTAGCAACTACTCCGCCATCGACTAAAGTATAAAAGCCGTTGGTATTATGGGAGCTAGAAACGCGATAGGGAGCGAAATAAGTTGGAGTTGCACTAGTTGCCAATGCCGCATCTGTGAGGGTAAAACCTGCACATAACTTACGGAACTTTTTCGATTCTGTCTGTTGTTTTTCCAGTTTGTTAGTAAAGAATATTGGAATTCGCTGCTCGATATCGTAGCTAGTGACAAAAACTTCTTTGAGATTATTTTCTAGAGGAGTATCACCAAAATATTGCCTAATAATTTCTTCTCTCCCTTCGGAAGAATATTTTGGTTGAACGAATATATCCTCTATTTGACCGAGTACTTTTTCCCAGAATGGCTCGTAAAATATCTCAGCCCCATACTCAATATATATTTGCAGGAGATCCTCAGCACTATATTGGGCGGTGGGTGAGGTATCAGTAGCCTCTAAATCTAATCGGGGTTTAGTTAATCCGAGTGCCAGAATTCCGCCGCTAGAAGTGCCAGAAATTAAATCGAACAAACTAAAAATCGGCTTTTGTGTCCGCTTTTCAATTTCTGCCAGGATCATGGTGGGGATAATGCCCCGAATACCGCCTCCGTCAATGGCAAGGATTTTATATTTGGGATTGGCTTTAGTATTCATAGTTTTTGGCGATCGCTCCTGAGTTGATGTTTGTGGTTGTTCCTGCTGTTGGATATTCGCTGCAACTGTTTGGGCTGTTTCTGATTTTTCCCCCTTTGGCTGGTTAGTTTGAATATTTGCAGATTTTTCGGTTTGTCTTTTTGTCCCTTTTTTTCCCTTTGTTGTTGTCTCTGTGGGGATGCTAGTTTCTACAATCGGAGGAACCTCAACGGATACTTGCTGCAAATCGCCTTCTGCGATCGCAGTTACTTCAATGGGAATAACTTCTGTAATCAACTGGCTTTCTTCGTCCGATACCACAGTTTCTGCTGGTTTTTCCTCATCGAGACTACTTGCT
This window contains:
- a CDS encoding patatin-like phospholipase family protein, translating into MTNQIYSQSVLTFDGQDDYIDFGKNDFSGVFAQGSSAFTISGWVNPHQLTDKATTYGTRNVFFARSSDRYSDNFEFGISESGNLDIYIDENVEKFIKPFGNGELTVGQWHFFAIVFNKGQVSIYIDEHEYFGYFTGDSLNKATSSVTLGATLHNNIYFTGQLANISVWNYPCPPVEIQRHRYQPLVGNEQGLIAYWALNEGQGTSVKDQTGNGYDGKLRGNPSWDIAQLPFGITQSSNESETQEQVASSLDEEKPAETVVSDEESQLITEVIPIEVTAIAEGDLQQVSVEVPPIVETSIPTETTTKGKKGTKRQTEKSANIQTNQPKGEKSETAQTVAANIQQQEQPQTSTQERSPKTMNTKANPKYKILAIDGGGIRGIIPTMILAEIEKRTQKPIFSLFDLISGTSSGGILALGLTKPRLDLEATDTSPTAQYSAEDLLQIYIEYGAEIFYEPFWEKVLGQIEDIFVQPKYSSEGREEIIRQYFGDTPLENNLKEVFVTSYDIEQRIPIFFTNKLEKQQTESKKFRKLCAGFTLTDAALATSATPTYFAPYRVSSSHNTNGFYTLVDGGVVANNPANLAILEAQISRQETKQPLNIEDILLVSLGTGSLTSVYAYDEVKQWGLLQWAKPLLNIVLDGGSEVVAGELERLFEATNKGNKASYYRFQTFLKSELEAIDNAKLENVRQLQTLGSILIQEKSQQIEELCSILTS
- a CDS encoding isocitrate/isopropylmalate family dehydrogenase translates to MESLSKASYRIVAIPGEGIGPEVVEASLKILQHVAKIQGFTLQVDYGWLGTTAFEQLGSYFPQATAELCDGADGIVFGAVSQGGLLELRKHFDFFCNLRPILSVNSLVHKSSLRPEKIQGLDILIVRELVSGIYFGPSGRTCDEQGNYGYHTMRYYDEEIRRIAHKALEKAQSRGGLLTVAHKENALPHLPWTRLVQEEARQFPGVVVEPMLVDNLAMQMVLNPQRFDVILAGNLFGDILSDIGGALVGSIGLLGSASINANGFGLYEAIHGTAPDIAGLGIANPLGTLGACVLMLQQWGEVQAAQQIIAAQDRILAKGYRTADLFTQGEEILVNTATLVDLLLEELSVVQHSQLGVLHESGK
- a CDS encoding aconitase/3-isopropylmalate dehydratase large subunit family protein, yielding MSQENKVLYLGDDINTDDIIPANRATNDDLDSLKHYALEHVIGAGELLKYDVIEAGENFGCGSSREIAPIALQAAGITKIRARSFAEIFYRNSINIGLSLEILGEKQENPVVDAIAAAGGLMSFNQLRRQGQITIPRSLTPLRPMTLVEKLLAKASGNSYVHPGEVVFAQVDLALSHDAVAGPVAKTFYKHYGEGAKLWDSQKVVLVADHFIQINDIRADDKAYLMYEQMIEFAKFQGCHLFDVVSPGEATGICHVLLPEKGFVRPGMIIAGTDSHTCTYGALGAFSTGVGTTDMANIYATGDMWIRVPPTLVFELSGILPPKISAKDIILFILGQIGCAGATSKVIEFRGSILAQLPFDERLTLANMAVECGAICGLIVPDEVTREYLKNRVSEEFPEIIGDADAEYERVYQFDLSSLEPQVARPPKPDQVVAISQLENIPITKAFIGSCTGGKLYDLAQAAEVLKGRQLADGVNLFIVPATIEIREQAQELGYIDIFEQAGAQILKTGCGACINSGFGVLAKEETGIYATNRNFKGRSGDPTGKNYLASPRTVAISAVNGKISDRFD